Proteins encoded together in one Quercus lobata isolate SW786 chromosome 3, ValleyOak3.0 Primary Assembly, whole genome shotgun sequence window:
- the LOC115982487 gene encoding uncharacterized protein LOC115982487, translating to MEALTNTASAAYLTPKASNFAIKISSFLRNQNPYTKFANGYFPISLSRPFTTQKLCAGHRDSVIVGAKKNHKNKKPDTHSFVPKPEEATEFFPEAVLLKEKKFQDGKFLPEFADAEEQNLYETLMLQLESETFVEQMRHYEVVYLIHEMHAEEVGSVNEKVQDFLREKKGRIWRVSDWGMRRLAYKIQKAKNAHYILMNFELEAKWINDFKSMLDKDERVIRHLVIKRDEAITEDCPPPPEFHTLRGDMDDYDEEEDDIDYDEEDEEDDDDDEIDGHDDDFEDGIIVVKDETEDRSTTLRNKGGRSLRAEKVSR from the exons ATGGAGGCACTCACCAACACTGCCTCTGCAGCCTATCTTACACCAAAAGCCTCAAACTTTGCTATCAAAATTAGCTCTTTCCTCAGGAATCAAAACCCATATACGAAATTTGCAAATGGGTACTTTCCCATCTCTCTTTCAAGGCCATTCACTACCCAGAAGCTCTGTGCTGGACATAGAGACTCAGTGATAGTGGGGGCAAAGAAGAACCACAAGAACAAAAAGCCAGACACTCATAGCTTTGTGCCCAAACCAGAAGAGGCTACTGAATTTTTCCCTGAAGCTGTGCTCCTTAAAGAG AAGAAATTTCAGGATGGTAAATTTCTGCCTGAGTTTGCCGATGCTGAGGAAC AAAATCTCTATGAAACTCTGATGCTTCAGCTGGAAAGCGAAACGTTTGTGGAACAAA TGCGCCACTATGAAGTTGTTTATTTAATTCATGAGATGCATGCAGAAGAGGTTGGAAGTGTTAATGAGAAGGTTCAAG ATTTTTTGAGGGAGAAGAAAGGCAGGATATGGAGAGTGAGTGATTGGGGTATGAGAAGATTAGCTTACAAGATACAAAAAGCCAAGAATGCCCACTACATCTTAATGAACTTTGAGTTAGAAGCAAAATGGATTAATGATTTTAAGAGCATGCTGGACAAAGATGAAAGGGTCATTCGGCATCTTGTGATAAAGAGAGATGAGGCGATCACAGAGGATTGCCCTCCGCCTCCTGAGTTCCACACCCTGCGTGGAGATATGGATGATTATGATGAAGAGGAGGATGATATTGATTATGATGAAGAGGATgaggaggatgatgatgatgatgagattgACGGTCATGATGATGACTTCGAAGATGGGATTATTGTTGTCAAGGATGAGACTGAAGACAGATCTACTACCTTAAGAAATAAGGGAGGGAGAAGTCTGAGAGCTGAGAAAGTCAGTAGATAA
- the LOC115979992 gene encoding uncharacterized protein LOC115979992 yields MARKGNQQKNGVDHHTLNHKRRGSGSGCNPPDTKGRGKAHELKVFPGEELPNGNQPGNFAESVSQTNYAGDENRSSQKSENLLRKEKQGMDALQQPEQPISSRDDLRNCNGNIEASTEQENATLYGTNQGQKHTKTSLPFLHNGLNIKSVLENIEFSDSLVVRSMRALTLSILKASSEWLERQRPLFMNLTTKISNACDHARMKIEQAYPVVLKWLMQVGSIMLLISMVWLDCALRGMDSFLRMGTTSFFSVIWFSIFSVIAMVGILKFLVVLALAALIGVFVGFTLAILVVAISGTVFLWFYGSFWTTAFVIFLGGLAFMLSHERIALLITTVYSIYCAWAYVGWLGLLIGLNFSFFSSDVLIHFLKNNINQHRGPNRFPEQTSGMQGQPGFFHGDTVHASTSETGPGLSADRGPGVPSTSGTDSELNSEEEVVRLLNCTDHYLVLGLSRYEDIDVSVLKREYRKKAMLVHPDKNMGNEKAVEAFKKLQNAYEVLLDTQKRKTYDDELRREELLNLFRRFQSTSQTNGGHGLFASGFAHSEAGGEDPLGDSRRIACKKCGNHHVWVHTRKSKSQARWCQECKDFHQAKDGDGWVEQSSQPFLFGLLQKVDAPSAFVCADSRIYDATEWYICQGMRCPANTHKPSFHVNTSVTSKHNSGKGTSSGQRGGRMPQFNMEETMTEEEFFEWLQNAVQTGMFDNSSASTSTESPPGRTGNGTKSGGSGNSASASKRKKKGKKQW; encoded by the exons ATGGCTCGGAAAGGTAATCAACAAAAGAATGGGGTGGATCACCATACATTAAACCACAAAAGAAGAGGTTCAGGTTCAGGGTGTAATCCACCAGATACAAAAGGGCGGGGAAAAGCACATGAGCTGAAGGTTTTTCCTGGAGAAGAACTCCCAAATGGTAACCAACCAGGCAATTTTGCAGAGAGTGTGAGTCAAACCAATTATGCAGGAGATGAGAACAGAAGTTCACAAAAGTCTGAGAATCTTTTGAGGAAAGAGAAGCAGGGGATGGATGCACTTCAACAACCAGAGCAACCAATCTCTTCTAGGGATGATTTAAGGAATTGCAATGGAAATATTGAAGCTTCAACCGAACAAGAAAATGCGACATTATATGGAACTAATCAAGGtcaaaaacatacaaaaactAGCCTGCCATTTTTGCATAATGGTCTGAATATAAAATCTGTGTTAGAAAATATTGAGTTTTCAGATAGTTTGGTGGTTAGAAGCATGAGGGCATTGACATTGTCAATCTTAAAGGCATCTAGTGAATGGCTAGAAAGGCAAAGACCATTGTTTATGAATCTAACAACCAAAATATCAAATGCTTGTGACCATGCTAGAATGAAGATTGAGCAGGCATATCCTGTTGTTTTGAAATGGCTCATGCAAGTTGGGAGCATAATGCTACTCATATCAATGGTTTGGTTAGACTGTGCTCTTAGAGGCATGGATTCCTTCTTACGCATGGGGACAACATCCTTCTTCTCAGTAATATGGTTCAGCATTTTCTCAGTAATTGCTATGGTTGGGATACTCAAGTTTCTTGTTGTTTTG GCCTTAGCTGCTCTTATTGGAGTTTTTGTTGGGTTCACTCTTGCAATTCTGGTTGTTGCCATTTCTGGAACTGTTTTCTTGTGGTTTTATGGAAGCTTTTGGACAACTGCGTTCGTCATCTTCCTTGGAG GGTTGGCATTCATGTTGAGCCACGAACGCATTGCACTATTAATCACCACTGTGTATTCTATATACTGTGCTTGGGCATACGTTGGATGGCTTGGTTTGCTCATCGGtttgaatttctcttttttttcgaGTGATGTTCTAATACACTTCCTAAAGAATAATATAAATCAGCATAGAGGACCCAATAGGTTCCCAGAACAAACATCTGGAATGCAAGGTCAACCGGGCTTCTTTCATGGTGACACGGTGCACGCTTCAACCTCTGAAACTGGCCCGGGGTTATCAGCTGACCGTGGTCCAGGAGTTCCCTCAACCAGTGGGACTGATTCTGAGTTAAATTCTGAAGAAGAAGTGGTTCGCTTGTTAAACTGCACTGATCACTACTTGGTGTTGGGCTTGTCCCGGTATGAGGACATAGATGTTTCTGTACTCAAACGGGAATATAGGAAAAAG GCAATGTTGGTCCATCCTGATAAGAATATGGGCAATGAAAAGGCTGTAGAAGCTTTTAAGAAACTTCAAAATGCATATGAG GTTCTACTTGATACTCAGAAGCGAAAAACATATGATGATGAATTAAGAAGGGAGGAGCTGCTGAACTTATTCCGTAGATTCCAAAGCACTTCTCAAACG AATGGAGGGCATGGTCTCTTTGCCTCTGGATTTGCACACTCAGAGGCTGGTGGTGAGGATCCACTTGGAGATTCAAGACGAATAGCCTGCAAAAAGTGTGGCAATCATCATGTCTGGGTGCACACCAGGAAATCAAAATCTCAAGCAAGATGGTGCCAG GAATGCAAAGATTTTCATCAAGCAAAAGATGGTGATGGATGGGTTGAACAGTCTTCCCAGCCCTTCCTTTTTGGACTTCTGCAGAAG GTAGATGCTCCCTCTGCATTTGTTTGCGCAGATAGCAGGATATATGATGCTACTGAATGGTATATTTGTCAG GGGATGAGATGTCCAGCCAACACTCACAAGCCAAGTTTTCATGTCAACACTAGTGTAACCTCCAAGCATAACAGCGGAAAGGGGACAAGTTCAGGACAAAGAGGAGGTCGAATGCCGCAATTCAATATGGAAGAGACCATGACAGAGGAGGAATTCTTTGAGTGGTTACAGAATGCAGTGCAAACAGGCATGTTTGACAATTCCAGTGCGAGTACCTCCACTGAGAGCCCACCGGGCAGAACTGGAAATGGCACCAAGAGTGGTGGCAGCGGCAATAGTGCCAGTGCCagtaagagaaagaaaaagggaaagaagcAATGGTGA